The DNA sequence CTCGGGCGGCGAGACGTCTTCGTCGTCGAGGTCGGAGTAGGCTATCGTGAGAGCGAGAGGTATGACAGCCGCGGGGGTCGCTGATTCGAGGACGAAGACATCTGCTACAGTAGGGTCGTCGAATCCGACGGCTGACGCGATGACTAAGCCGACGGCGGGTGCGACGACTAGCTTGAGAGACGTCGGGAGGGCTATACGTGAAAACGACGTTCTACCGAGGTCTACGTCGACTAGCTGGACGCCGAGGACTGTGAGCATCAGGGGTATCGAGGCGTCGCCGACGAGACGTACCGTCTCCATCACCGATTCCGACGGGAGTACGCCGAGGTACCTCACGATGACTGCGGCAACGACCGCATATATTAGAGGGAGACGCAGAATCTCGATCAGGCTCTCTCGGGTGTCGGCGGTTCCCGACGACGCGACGTAGACACCGAGTGTATAGACTAGAAGGTTCTGTACGGTGAGGAAGAGTACCGCAGTAGTACGTCCTACCTCGCCGAAAGCGAACTCAGAGAGAGGAACTCCTATGAATCCCGAGTTGGGGAAGGCACTCGAAAGCACGACGACGCTCGCGACCGACCGTGGCTCGCCGAGTATCTTCGAGGCGACGTATCCGAGAGACATCATTCCGAGTGCGTAGGCTACGACCCCGACAGAGAGGCTGGCGACCGCACGACCCCCGAGGTCGGTAGTTGTGAGGCTGTGGAAAACGAGAGCCGGGACGAAGAAGTAGAGCGCCACAGTATTTACAGACTCGACGTCTATCTCAAACCTGGTTCCGAGGAGATAGCCGACACCTGTTATACCGAGTATTGGGGCTATCGCAGTCGTGAACGCAGAGACGAGTG is a window from the Candidatus Afararchaeum irisae genome containing:
- a CDS encoding AEC family transporter, producing MSLVSAFTTAIAPILGITGVGYLLGTRFEIDVESVNTVALYFFVPALVFHSLTTTDLGGRAVASLSVGVVAYALGMMSLGYVASKILGEPRSVASVVVLSSAFPNSGFIGVPLSEFAFGEVGRTTAVLFLTVQNLLVYTLGVYVASSGTADTRESLIEILRLPLIYAVVAAVIVRYLGVLPSESVMETVRLVGDASIPLMLTVLGVQLVDVDLGRTSFSRIALPTSLKLVVAPAVGLVIASAVGFDDPTVADVFVLESATPAAVIPLALTIAYSDLDDEDVSPPEYMSTVILVTTVGSIVTLTLLITALRSNLL